One segment of Alistipes sp. ZOR0009 DNA contains the following:
- a CDS encoding acyltransferase family protein, which translates to MAVTDKIYFPGLNGIRFIAAFSVIIHHVEQTKYFANLPNVWGKNVFIDSLGHRGVSLFFTLSGFLITYLLLAEIEKTGTVNVVKFYIRRTLRIWPLYYFVVLFTFFVLPFFITLPGISGEHYTGFYVKLFLYLVLLPNIARQMFGNSLVLGSNQAWSVGIEEQFYAFWPWLIRWFRNHILKFLVAFIVLKTFVSVVLIWTIQHFSDASWIRYVDFANTAWRFLQIEQMAVGAVGAYFLFKGMRHVMKLVYHPIVMWGAFLAIVGSLMVHVSFLGFSILEAIAYTIAILNISTNPLCPVKLNASWLQKMGDISYGIYMYHTICLAIVIRLLMGVNMHNTSWVGFNVLMYTVPGVLTLLVSWLSYRYFELWFINLKKRFMVVKSATLKNEEFDR; encoded by the coding sequence ATGGCAGTAACGGATAAAATCTACTTTCCTGGTTTAAATGGAATTCGCTTTATAGCGGCTTTTTCTGTCATAATTCACCATGTTGAACAGACAAAATATTTTGCCAATTTGCCGAATGTTTGGGGAAAGAATGTCTTTATCGATTCGTTAGGGCATCGTGGTGTATCCCTTTTTTTTACGTTGAGTGGGTTTTTAATTACTTACCTGTTGCTTGCTGAAATAGAAAAAACAGGAACTGTCAATGTTGTTAAGTTCTATATTCGTCGTACGTTGCGTATTTGGCCTTTATACTACTTTGTTGTACTCTTTACCTTTTTTGTTTTACCCTTTTTTATAACCTTACCAGGTATTAGTGGCGAACATTATACAGGCTTTTATGTAAAACTATTTTTGTATCTCGTTCTTCTTCCTAATATTGCTCGACAGATGTTTGGAAATTCGTTGGTATTAGGGAGTAATCAGGCTTGGTCGGTGGGAATTGAGGAGCAATTTTATGCCTTCTGGCCATGGCTAATTCGTTGGTTCAGGAATCATATTCTCAAATTTCTTGTTGCATTTATCGTTCTAAAAACATTCGTTTCTGTAGTTCTAATCTGGACTATTCAACATTTTTCGGATGCTTCGTGGATTCGTTATGTGGATTTTGCAAATACAGCATGGCGTTTTTTGCAGATAGAGCAAATGGCTGTTGGTGCAGTTGGTGCATATTTTTTGTTTAAAGGGATGCGGCATGTGATGAAATTAGTTTACCATCCTATCGTAATGTGGGGAGCTTTTCTTGCTATTGTAGGGTCGCTAATGGTTCACGTATCATTTCTTGGTTTTTCCATATTGGAAGCAATTGCTTATACTATTGCTATTCTCAATATCTCTACAAATCCGTTGTGTCCTGTAAAGTTAAATGCATCATGGCTTCAAAAAATGGGTGATATATCTTACGGAATTTACATGTACCATACCATTTGTTTGGCTATCGTAATTCGTTTATTGATGGGGGTAAATATGCATAATACCAGTTGGGTTGGTTTTAATGTATTAATGTACACTGTACCAGGAGTTCTTACGTTGTTGGTTTCTTGGTTATCGTACAGGTATTTTGAGTTGTGGTTTATCAATTTAAAGAAAAGGTTTATGGTCGTAAAAAGTGCTACTCTCAAGAATGAGGAATTTGATAGGTGA